One part of the Streptomyces sp. AM 2-1-1 genome encodes these proteins:
- the bldC gene encoding developmental transcriptional regulator BldC, protein MTARTPDAEPLLTPAEVATMFRVDPKTVTRWAKAGKLTSIRTLGGHRRYREAEVRALLAGIPQQRSEA, encoded by the coding sequence ATGACCGCTCGCACCCCTGATGCCGAGCCGCTGCTGACCCCGGCTGAGGTTGCCACGATGTTCCGCGTGGACCCGAAGACGGTCACCCGTTGGGCCAAGGCTGGCAAGCTCACGTCCATCCGCACGCTCGGTGGACATCGCCGATACCGCGAGGCAGAGGTCCGCGCACTGCTTGCGGGTATTCCGCAGCAGCGCAGCGAGGCCTGA